A region from the Triticum aestivum cultivar Chinese Spring chromosome 3D, IWGSC CS RefSeq v2.1, whole genome shotgun sequence genome encodes:
- the LOC123078496 gene encoding late cornified envelope-like proline-rich protein 1, producing MVSMAAAKIAVLLAATALFAAAGAADPQPPPTGNETQCWQCYSTCMHKCDNSSCGDVQKYFQCKKSCILDCYKELPPVCFKMCISQTCLTLPPDKQVDCYKACGTKCFHNHPYPGPNPGPTPPGPPKPMPPPGPPKPMPPPPSPMPPKPTPPKAT from the exons atggtctccatggcggcggccaAGATCGCCGTCCTTCTGGCCGCGACGGCGCTCTTCGCCGCAGCAGGAGCAGCGGACCCCCAACCTCCCCCAACCGGAAATGAAACCCAGTGCTGGCAGTGCTACTCCACCTGCATGCACAAGTGCGACAACAGCAGCTGCGGCGACGTCCAGAAGTACTTCCAGTGCAAGAAGTCGTGCATCCTGGACTGCTACAAGGAACTGCCGCCGGTGTGCTTCAAGATGTGCATCTCCCAGACCTGCCTCACCCTGCCACCAG ATAAACAGGTGGATTGCTACAAGGCATGTGGGACCAAATGCTTCCATAACCACCCGTACCCCGGGCCAAACCCGGGTCCAACGCCGCCCGGACCTCCGAAGCCGATGCCACCGCCAGGACCTCCGAAGCCcatgccaccgccgccgtcgcccatgCCGCCGAAGCCAACCCCGCCGAAAGCCACCTAA